In the Catenovulum adriaticum genome, ATCGCCCAAATGCTAATGCCCGGGCATTAGTTAATCAAAAAAGCGCGTCTTTAGGGGTTGTTATCGCTGAATTAGCCGACCCATTTTTTGCGACTCTTGCACATGGGATTGAAACAATAGCACGAAAAAAGAATGTTCAAGTTTTATTAAGTACAGGATCTATTGAAGCCAAAACTGAATTAAAAGCCATTGAAACTTTATTAGAACACAGATGTGAAGCTATGGTGGTACACAGTAAAGCATTAAAAGATAGCGTTTTAATTGAATTAGCTAAACAAATTCCGGGATTTATCTTAATTAACCGTTATATAGAAGAAATTAAACATCAATGTGTGTGGTTAGACAATATCGCGGGCGGTCAATTAATGGCAAATCATATGTTAAAATTAGGCCATAAAAAATTTGCTGTCGTATCTAGTAAGTATCAAATTGACGATCCCTATCAAAGGTTAGACGGTATCAGACAAGCGTTAATTAAAGCCGGTGTAGAACTCAACGAAGAAAACATAGAATATAGCAGCCCAGACCAAGAAGGGGGCGAGATTGCAATGCAAAATTTA is a window encoding:
- a CDS encoding LacI family DNA-binding transcriptional regulator — its product is MATIKDIAKAAGVSLATVSRVINDGPKVGDKTRARIKTIMKEMGYRPNANARALVNQKSASLGVVIAELADPFFATLAHGIETIARKKNVQVLLSTGSIEAKTELKAIETLLEHRCEAMVVHSKALKDSVLIELAKQIPGFILINRYIEEIKHQCVWLDNIAGGQLMANHMLKLGHKKFAVVSSKYQIDDPYQRLDGIRQALIKAGVELNEENIEYSSPDQEGGEIAMQNLLTRGADFTAVLGYNDAMAAGAMTTLLDQGYHVPDDISVIGYDDVLLSRYCRPKLTTLKYPIEMMASQAAELALSFASQPNLRESNKDKTYKYTPTIIKRESVLKTR